A section of the Nodosilinea sp. E11 genome encodes:
- a CDS encoding ParA family protein encodes MIISLTQYKGGVGKTTSAICLATLLSNDAKTLLIDSDPNRSATLWARKGLLPFDVCSDSEAPKRLMSGQYKHTVIDTPARPAADDVKAIAQGADILILPTTPDPLSLSALVQIATELPKGTNYRCLVTLSPPAPQTDGADAIAALQRHGLPVFDRPIRRYKAYIKAADAGVVVKQAPGGGVAWRDWEEVWKELGNG; translated from the coding sequence ATGATTATTAGCCTCACCCAGTACAAGGGCGGTGTGGGCAAGACGACCAGTGCTATCTGTCTGGCCACCCTGCTCAGCAACGATGCTAAGACCCTATTGATTGATTCAGATCCCAACCGCAGCGCCACTCTCTGGGCGCGTAAGGGGTTGTTGCCCTTTGATGTTTGTAGCGACTCAGAAGCCCCCAAGCGGTTGATGAGTGGTCAGTATAAGCACACCGTCATTGATACCCCGGCCCGGCCCGCTGCCGACGACGTCAAGGCGATCGCGCAAGGGGCCGATATTCTCATCCTGCCGACGACCCCTGACCCCCTGAGCCTATCGGCCCTGGTGCAGATTGCCACAGAGCTGCCGAAGGGAACTAACTATCGCTGTCTGGTTACGCTGTCGCCACCGGCCCCCCAGACGGATGGAGCTGATGCGATCGCAGCATTGCAGCGCCATGGGCTACCTGTCTTTGATCGCCCTATCCGTCGCTATAAGGCATATATCAAGGCGGCTGATGCTGGGGTGGTGGTGAAGCAAGCGCCTGGTGGTGGGGTGGCCTGGCGCGACTGGGAAGAAGTCTGGAAGGAGTTGGGTAATGGCTGA
- a CDS encoding class I SAM-dependent DNA methyltransferase, with protein MLTGEIRSQINTIWDAFWSGGISNPLEVIEQITYLLFLRRLDELHTLEENKANRTKQPMERQVFPAGNDAKGRPYDELRWSRFKHMEAREMYEVVGEHVFPFLRTEFLSSYGDGSTYAQHMRDARFTIPTPALLAKVVDLLDHVPMDDRDTKGDLYEYMLGKIASAGQNGQFRTPRHIIQLMVELTQPTPKDVICDPASGTCGFLVAAGEYLREHHREIFQDPKLKEHFHHGMFHGFDFDGTMLRIGSMNMLLHGVENPNVVYRDSLAQDHSGEEGKYTLVLANPPFAGSLDYENTAKDLQQIVKTKKTELLFLALFLRLLKTGGRAAVIVPDGVMFGSSKAHKELRKILVENQKLDAVIKLPGGVFKPYAGVSTAILLFTKTESGGTDQVWFYEVEADGWSLDDKRQPLLSEEKLGVAPKMPLVDEEHAKNNLPDILARWQERDGHERERPRTAQSFCVPKAEISEAGYDLSLNRYKEVVHEEVEHVPPKEILVTLAEIETKIQKGMLELKEMLEGK; from the coding sequence ATGCTCACCGGCGAGATTCGATCGCAAATTAACACCATCTGGGATGCCTTTTGGTCGGGGGGCATCTCGAACCCGCTGGAGGTGATTGAGCAGATTACCTACCTGCTGTTTTTGCGGCGGCTCGATGAGCTGCACACCCTGGAGGAAAACAAGGCAAACCGGACGAAGCAGCCGATGGAGCGGCAGGTTTTCCCGGCGGGGAATGACGCGAAGGGACGGCCTTACGACGAGTTGCGGTGGTCGCGCTTTAAGCATATGGAAGCGCGGGAGATGTATGAGGTGGTGGGTGAGCATGTGTTTCCGTTTTTGCGGACGGAGTTTTTGAGCAGCTATGGGGATGGCTCTACCTACGCCCAGCACATGCGGGATGCTCGCTTTACGATACCGACTCCGGCGTTGCTGGCGAAGGTGGTGGACTTGCTCGACCATGTGCCGATGGACGACCGCGATACCAAGGGTGATCTCTATGAGTACATGCTGGGGAAGATTGCCAGTGCGGGGCAGAATGGGCAGTTTCGCACGCCGCGCCACATCATTCAGCTGATGGTGGAGCTGACCCAGCCCACGCCGAAGGATGTGATTTGTGACCCGGCGAGTGGCACCTGTGGCTTTTTGGTGGCGGCGGGGGAGTATCTGCGGGAGCACCACCGAGAAATCTTTCAAGACCCCAAGCTGAAGGAACACTTCCACCACGGCATGTTCCACGGGTTTGATTTTGACGGCACGATGCTGCGGATTGGCAGTATGAATATGCTGCTGCACGGGGTTGAAAACCCAAATGTGGTGTACCGCGACTCGCTGGCTCAAGACCATTCGGGGGAGGAAGGAAAGTACACCCTGGTGCTGGCGAATCCGCCGTTTGCGGGGTCGTTAGATTACGAGAATACGGCCAAAGACCTACAGCAGATCGTTAAGACAAAAAAGACGGAGCTGCTGTTTTTGGCGCTGTTTTTGCGGCTGCTGAAGACGGGGGGACGGGCGGCGGTGATTGTGCCGGATGGGGTGATGTTTGGCTCATCAAAAGCGCACAAAGAGCTGCGGAAAATCTTAGTTGAAAACCAAAAGCTGGATGCGGTGATTAAGCTGCCGGGTGGGGTGTTTAAGCCCTATGCGGGGGTTTCGACGGCAATTTTGCTGTTTACCAAAACTGAGTCGGGTGGGACAGATCAGGTTTGGTTTTATGAGGTTGAGGCGGATGGCTGGAGCCTGGACGACAAGCGGCAGCCGCTGCTGTCGGAGGAAAAGCTAGGTGTAGCTCCGAAAATGCCTCTGGTAGATGAGGAACACGCTAAGAATAATTTGCCGGATATTTTGGCCCGTTGGCAGGAGCGGGATGGCCATGAGCGGGAGCGGCCTCGGACGGCGCAGAGTTTTTGTGTGCCGAAGGCGGAGATTTCTGAGGCGGGTTATGACTTGAGCCTAAACCGCTATAAGGAAGTGGTGCATGAGGAAGTGGAGCATGTACCGCCGAAGGAGATTTTGGTAACTCTGGCTGAAATTGAAACGAAGATTCAGAAGGGGATGCTGGAATTGAAGGAGATGCTGGAGGGAAAATGA
- a CDS encoding ribbon-helix-helix domain-containing protein — translation MQNEPPSMTKRLTISVEDDVYAILEKWADQEVRTVANLAAAIVTLEARKRPGFDGSNT, via the coding sequence ATGCAAAATGAACCACCCAGCATGACTAAGCGGCTAACAATATCGGTAGAAGATGACGTCTACGCCATTCTTGAGAAGTGGGCAGACCAAGAGGTGCGCACCGTTGCAAACCTGGCAGCGGCGATCGTGACGCTTGAGGCCCGCAAGCGCCCGGGCTTTGACGGGAGCAACACATGA
- a CDS encoding tyrosine-type recombinase/integrase, producing MKRYQRRPENENLPVRRGLNSDYRSREYLTLDEVTRLIEVAQGRGRHRVRDSALLLIMFRHGLRATEAAKMRWDAVMLAERRVVIHRLKGSEPGNHPLQADEVAALVALRAAYPDSPYLFPNERGGPITRAAIARIVERCGELAELPLPAHAHMLRHACGYHLANQGLDTRLIQEWLGHRSIEHTVRYTRLNPARFEQISWV from the coding sequence ATGAAGCGGTACCAGCGTCGGCCTGAGAACGAAAATTTGCCGGTGCGCCGGGGGCTGAACAGTGACTATCGCAGTCGCGAGTATTTGACCCTCGATGAGGTGACTCGGTTGATCGAGGTGGCCCAGGGGCGGGGGCGGCATCGCGTTCGCGACTCGGCGCTGCTGCTGATTATGTTTCGCCATGGTCTGCGGGCCACTGAGGCGGCCAAAATGCGCTGGGATGCAGTTATGCTGGCGGAGCGGCGGGTGGTGATTCACCGGCTCAAGGGCAGTGAGCCGGGTAACCATCCGTTGCAGGCGGATGAGGTGGCGGCGCTGGTGGCTCTGCGGGCAGCCTACCCCGATAGCCCTTACCTGTTCCCCAATGAGCGCGGTGGCCCGATTACTCGGGCGGCGATCGCACGGATTGTGGAGCGGTGCGGTGAATTGGCGGAGTTGCCGCTACCGGCCCATGCCCACATGCTGCGTCATGCCTGCGGCTACCACTTGGCTAACCAGGGGCTCGATACTCGGCTGATTCAGGAGTGGCTGGGGCATCGGAGCATTGAGCACACGGTGCGCTATACCCGGCTCAACCCGGCCCGGTTTGAGCAGATTAGCTGGGTTTGA
- a CDS encoding restriction endonuclease subunit S, with translation MTKVKLAEITLINPTLDKLADENQQVAFVPMASVLADPPQVQVAESRTLSSVKSGFSYFQDGDILVAKITPCFENGKIAQARIEFRHGFGSTEFHVVRPKADQIDGRYLLHFLRQNYIRRQGERRMTGSAGQRRVPKVFLESLEIYLPSIAEQKRIAAILDKADELRELRRQALWELDAIVQSIFIEMFGDPVNNPKQWIFKTLGDVLDLITYGLTVRPKYVQDGIPLISAKEIRSGTIDFETAAKISLHDFNNLSDKAKPVEGDILFSKTGSIGHCALVSEKRSFAVTQNAARISFRQNLVDKKYALYYFREGRIQSLAQSAAKGNAVKDLQLGKMKEFPFPMPPLPLQQEFAKRVEVIEQLKITHRESLDQLDALFASLQHRAFRGEL, from the coding sequence ATGACCAAGGTCAAATTAGCTGAGATAACCCTTATCAACCCAACACTAGATAAGTTGGCTGATGAGAATCAACAAGTAGCTTTTGTACCAATGGCATCAGTGCTAGCAGATCCACCACAGGTGCAAGTGGCAGAGTCTCGCACTCTTTCATCGGTAAAGAGTGGCTTTAGTTACTTTCAAGATGGGGACATCTTAGTAGCTAAGATAACTCCCTGCTTTGAAAACGGGAAAATTGCACAAGCTCGTATCGAATTTCGGCATGGCTTTGGATCAACAGAATTCCATGTTGTTCGTCCCAAAGCCGATCAAATTGACGGGCGATATCTTCTTCATTTCCTTCGGCAAAACTATATTCGCCGTCAAGGTGAGCGCAGGATGACAGGCAGTGCAGGCCAGCGCCGAGTTCCAAAAGTATTTTTAGAATCCTTAGAAATTTATTTGCCATCGATCGCAGAACAAAAGCGTATTGCGGCAATTTTGGATAAGGCTGATGAACTGCGGGAGTTGCGGCGACAGGCATTGTGGGAATTGGATGCGATCGTGCAATCTATCTTCATCGAAATGTTCGGAGATCCAGTAAATAATCCAAAGCAATGGATCTTTAAGACTCTTGGTGATGTCCTGGATTTAATAACTTATGGTCTAACAGTACGCCCCAAGTACGTACAAGATGGTATTCCACTGATTTCTGCGAAAGAGATCAGAAGTGGGACTATAGATTTTGAAACAGCAGCAAAAATTTCTTTGCACGATTTCAACAATCTTTCTGATAAAGCTAAGCCTGTTGAGGGCGACATTTTGTTTTCAAAAACAGGTTCAATCGGGCACTGCGCACTGGTAAGTGAAAAGCGTTCTTTTGCCGTAACGCAAAATGCAGCCAGAATCAGTTTTAGACAGAATCTCGTAGATAAGAAGTATGCGCTTTATTACTTTAGAGAAGGCCGAATTCAATCTCTTGCGCAGAGTGCTGCTAAAGGGAATGCCGTGAAAGATCTTCAGCTAGGAAAGATGAAGGAATTTCCATTTCCAATGCCTCCTTTGCCTCTGCAACAAGAATTTGCCAAGCGGGTTGAGGTAATCGAACAGCTCAAAATCACTCACCGCGAATCTCTTGACCAACTCGATGCTCTCTTTGCCTCCCTCCAGCACCGCGCCTTTCGAGGAGAGCTATAA
- a CDS encoding sigma-70 family RNA polymerase sigma factor yields the protein MTQHNQPHNHEVKINSEQEFMEGQDISSQDQSLDTNAEICPSNIEPGSNPMEAPIVMDAEAAELSRKFTDEHIARQFAKFNETFEEIVSKESSSARSIFPFIRGRLYQYRLHQLYDEVAILQEVYTRTVDKILQGREITNHYAWIRSVSLRYIRELSRKHSRNTSADESLLELLAPTEEINEEFLTDEMLKIRKAFQELSSEEQLLLSFKTVQDLSWDEIQKIWVERGYGTLSITALRKRKERAISHLRTIYHSM from the coding sequence ATGACCCAACACAATCAACCACATAATCACGAGGTAAAGATAAACTCCGAGCAAGAGTTCATGGAAGGGCAAGACATATCTTCTCAAGATCAGAGCTTAGATACCAACGCTGAGATCTGTCCTTCTAACATAGAGCCTGGCAGTAATCCCATGGAGGCCCCCATTGTTATGGATGCTGAAGCTGCTGAACTATCGAGGAAGTTCACTGATGAGCATATTGCACGTCAGTTCGCCAAATTCAACGAGACATTTGAGGAGATTGTCAGCAAGGAAAGTTCGTCAGCACGTTCGATTTTCCCTTTTATCCGTGGGAGGCTGTATCAATACAGGCTCCATCAACTATATGACGAGGTTGCCATATTGCAGGAGGTATACACTAGGACGGTTGATAAGATTCTCCAGGGTCGGGAAATTACCAACCACTATGCTTGGATTCGATCTGTATCTTTGAGGTACATACGAGAGCTGAGCAGAAAGCATAGCCGAAACACCAGCGCTGATGAATCTCTTTTGGAGCTGCTAGCACCTACAGAGGAAATTAATGAGGAGTTTTTGACAGATGAGATGCTCAAAATTCGCAAAGCTTTTCAAGAGCTCTCCTCCGAGGAGCAATTACTGCTCTCATTTAAAACGGTTCAGGACCTCTCCTGGGACGAAATTCAAAAGATTTGGGTAGAAAGAGGGTACGGCACTCTCTCGATCACTGCCTTACGCAAGCGGAAGGAAAGAGCTATCTCTCATCTCCGAACGATCTATCACAGCATGTAG
- a CDS encoding DEAD/DEAH box helicase family protein, translated as MSIHFQFLQTEWPQLYEAAAKAEGFVYPDPRAACFYSRRALELAVTWLFECDRSLREPYKTDLSAYLFEPSFKSLVGPTLITKLDIIRRNGNHAVHSNRAIRVEDAIASLRELFHFCYWLGRNYGLKPSDKPAPKATFNPNQLPKTSPVPPQTVAQLQQLADQLAAKDEQLAKANTANTTLQAEIEALQAAVAQAKAENATQPDTHDYTEAETRDYFIDLLLKESGWPLDQGRDREYPVCGMPNTTGNGFVDYVLWGNDGKPLGLIEAKRTKRDPQVGQQQAQLYADCLEQQFGQRPVIFYTNGYEHWMWDDTSYSPRQVQGFLKKTELELIVQRRSTKRSLLTAEIDHNIAGRYYQTRAIRRICESFEQHNERKALLVMATGAGKTRTVVALCELLMRCNWAKRVLFLADRVALVNQAANAFKEFLPASSPVNLVTEKNAEGRVYVSTYPTMMGLINNVGDGQRKFGVGHFDLVIIDEAHRSVYQKYRAIFDYFDSFLVGLTATPREEIDFNTYKLFDLETRVPTDVYTLEDAVRDRFLVPPKAVSVPLKFQRQGIHYDELSEEEKERWDELEWNEDGDIPDSVDPRAVNEWLFNTDTVDKVLAHLMTRGLKVEGGDRLGKTIIFAKNNDHAKFIYERFNANYPHYNGEFARIVTYKTEYAQDLINKFSQKDQSPHIAISVDMLDTGIDVPEVVNLVLFKLVRSKTKFWQMLGRGTRLKPELFGPGQDKEFFYLFDYCQNLEFFRQNPEPTDGAPSKSLRKSLFTKRLELLSELDQRIPSGAGVGEQPGSYGDTRLDPTTEGEMRRAIASQLHSEVAAMNLDNFIVRPQRQRVETYADPKAWDTLQPEQIQELANDIAGLPSELPTENEEAKRFDLLLLGLQLARLKADPKFVALSLKVRAIAAALAKYDNVPMVGEQMELIEEVQTDLWWQDVTIPMLERVRRKLRSLVRLIEKVERQPIYTDFTDELGDETIIEMEVFSNAGDDFERFREKARYFLRDHKNHITIHRLRFNEPLTPTDLSELERMLLESGVATPEHLERAKAESQGLGLFIRSLVGLDQEAAKQAFGEFLAGTTASANQIEFINLIIDRLTQQGSIEVGDLYESPFIDINSQGPDGIFNPGQIDSLLTVLDRMRATAAA; from the coding sequence ATGAGCATTCACTTCCAATTTCTCCAAACCGAGTGGCCTCAACTCTACGAAGCCGCCGCTAAGGCCGAGGGCTTTGTCTACCCCGACCCCCGTGCCGCGTGCTTCTACAGCCGCCGTGCCCTAGAGCTCGCCGTCACCTGGCTGTTTGAGTGCGATCGCAGCCTGCGCGAACCCTACAAAACCGACCTCAGCGCCTACCTGTTTGAGCCCAGCTTCAAAAGCCTCGTCGGCCCGACCCTCATCACCAAGCTCGACATCATTCGCCGCAACGGCAACCACGCCGTCCACAGCAACCGCGCCATTCGCGTCGAAGATGCGATCGCATCCCTCAGAGAACTCTTCCACTTTTGCTACTGGCTCGGGCGCAACTACGGCCTTAAACCCAGCGATAAACCCGCGCCCAAGGCTACCTTTAACCCTAACCAGCTGCCCAAAACCTCCCCAGTGCCACCCCAAACCGTGGCCCAGCTGCAACAACTAGCCGATCAGCTCGCCGCCAAAGATGAGCAACTCGCCAAAGCCAACACCGCCAACACCACCCTCCAAGCCGAAATCGAAGCGCTTCAAGCTGCGGTTGCCCAGGCCAAAGCTGAAAACGCTACACAACCTGATACCCACGACTACACCGAAGCCGAAACCCGCGACTACTTTATTGACCTGCTGCTCAAAGAATCTGGCTGGCCGCTGGATCAAGGGCGCGATCGGGAATATCCGGTTTGCGGCATGCCCAACACTACTGGCAACGGCTTTGTTGATTACGTGCTCTGGGGCAACGACGGCAAACCCCTAGGCCTGATAGAAGCCAAACGAACCAAACGAGACCCCCAAGTGGGGCAACAGCAGGCTCAACTCTACGCCGATTGCCTAGAGCAGCAATTTGGGCAACGCCCCGTCATCTTCTACACCAACGGCTATGAGCACTGGATGTGGGACGACACCAGTTACTCCCCCCGCCAAGTGCAGGGCTTTCTCAAAAAGACCGAACTGGAGCTGATTGTCCAGCGGCGCAGCACCAAGCGATCGCTCCTCACCGCCGAAATTGACCACAACATTGCCGGTCGCTACTACCAGACCCGAGCTATCCGTCGCATTTGCGAATCCTTTGAGCAGCACAACGAGCGTAAAGCCCTGCTGGTCATGGCCACCGGGGCCGGTAAAACGCGCACCGTGGTCGCCCTCTGCGAGCTACTCATGCGCTGCAACTGGGCCAAGCGCGTGCTGTTTCTAGCCGATCGTGTGGCGCTGGTGAACCAAGCCGCCAACGCATTTAAGGAATTTCTGCCCGCCTCTAGCCCCGTCAACTTGGTCACTGAAAAGAACGCCGAAGGCCGTGTCTACGTCTCCACCTACCCCACCATGATGGGGCTAATCAACAACGTGGGCGATGGCCAGCGTAAGTTTGGCGTCGGCCACTTTGACCTGGTGATCATCGACGAAGCCCACCGATCGGTCTACCAAAAGTACCGCGCCATTTTTGACTACTTCGATTCCTTCTTGGTCGGGCTCACCGCCACCCCCAGAGAAGAAATCGACTTCAACACCTACAAGCTGTTTGATCTTGAAACCCGCGTGCCCACCGACGTGTACACCCTAGAAGATGCCGTGCGCGATCGCTTCCTGGTGCCACCAAAAGCGGTCTCTGTGCCCCTCAAGTTCCAGCGCCAGGGCATCCACTACGATGAGCTGTCAGAGGAAGAAAAAGAACGCTGGGACGAGCTGGAATGGAATGAAGACGGCGATATTCCCGACAGCGTTGACCCCAGGGCCGTTAACGAGTGGCTGTTTAACACCGACACCGTAGACAAAGTGCTAGCCCACCTGATGACCCGTGGCCTTAAGGTCGAAGGGGGCGATCGCCTAGGCAAGACCATCATCTTTGCCAAAAACAATGACCACGCCAAGTTTATCTACGAGCGCTTTAACGCCAACTACCCTCACTACAACGGCGAATTTGCCCGCATCGTCACCTATAAAACCGAGTACGCTCAAGATCTGATCAACAAGTTCTCCCAAAAAGACCAATCTCCCCACATCGCCATTTCCGTCGATATGCTCGACACCGGCATCGACGTGCCGGAAGTCGTCAACCTGGTCCTGTTCAAGCTGGTGCGCTCCAAAACCAAATTCTGGCAAATGCTGGGGCGCGGTACTCGCCTCAAGCCTGAGCTATTTGGCCCCGGCCAAGACAAAGAATTTTTCTACTTATTCGACTACTGCCAAAACCTGGAATTCTTTCGCCAAAACCCAGAACCCACCGACGGTGCTCCCAGCAAATCCCTTCGCAAAAGCCTCTTTACCAAACGCCTAGAACTGCTCAGCGAACTCGATCAGCGCATCCCATCTGGTGCAGGTGTGGGGGAGCAACCCGGCAGCTACGGCGATACCCGGCTCGACCCAACTACTGAAGGGGAGATGAGACGGGCGATCGCCTCCCAGCTCCACAGTGAAGTTGCTGCCATGAACCTGGATAACTTCATCGTTCGCCCCCAGCGCCAACGGGTAGAAACCTACGCCGATCCCAAAGCGTGGGACACTCTACAACCCGAACAGATCCAAGAACTCGCCAACGACATCGCCGGACTCCCGTCCGAACTGCCCACCGAAAACGAAGAAGCCAAGCGGTTTGACCTGCTGCTGCTGGGCTTACAACTGGCTCGATTGAAGGCCGATCCAAAATTCGTAGCGCTGAGCTTGAAGGTACGTGCGATCGCCGCCGCCCTGGCCAAATACGATAACGTCCCCATGGTAGGCGAGCAGATGGAGCTGATTGAGGAGGTTCAGACTGATCTGTGGTGGCAGGATGTCACCATCCCCATGCTGGAGCGGGTACGGCGAAAGCTGCGATCGCTGGTTCGGCTGATTGAGAAAGTAGAGCGGCAACCAATCTACACCGACTTCACCGACGAGCTCGGTGACGAAACCATCATTGAGATGGAAGTCTTTAGCAACGCTGGCGACGACTTTGAGCGCTTCCGCGAAAAAGCTAGATACTTCCTGCGCGATCATAAAAATCACATCACCATCCACAGACTGCGCTTCAACGAGCCGCTCACCCCCACCGACCTCAGTGAGCTAGAGCGTATGCTGCTAGAGTCCGGTGTGGCCACGCCAGAGCACCTGGAACGCGCTAAAGCAGAAAGCCAGGGGCTAGGCTTATTTATTCGTTCCCTCGTCGGCCTCGACCAAGAAGCCGCTAAGCAAGCCTTTGGCGAGTTTCTTGCTGGTACTACCGCTTCAGCTAACCAAATTGAGTTCATCAACTTGATCATTGACCGGCTGACCCAGCAAGGCAGTATTGAGGTCGGTGATCTCTATGAATCCCCCTTCATCGATATCAACTCCCAAGGCCCCGACGGTATCTTTAACCCTGGCCAGATAGATTCCCTATTAACAGTCTTGGACAGAATGCGAGCTACAGCCGCCGCGTAA
- a CDS encoding ATP-binding protein — protein sequence MSAILSEFTLENFKSYRTGRLPLGPLTVLIGANASGKSNALEGLRFLSWLAQGQKLTSIQHTVNDADRIVRGRVEDLCHRGESSFSVGCSLQASEWNYLSMALTLRDGDLHISSESITNTTSQAKLYQLELPSQGVGTDVSVSYYKFAQGRRPHITCSDQMAIFVQLDSPATFNAKHQQSQQVIPATVRDYQRVLENVLFLDPVPARMREYSFTTEKRLQGDGTNLSSVLYRLWNEAKANQQAILDFIQSLPEQAITGIDFLTGPRGEVMVQLQESFGATERYCEAALLSDGTLRVLAIAAAMLSATEGSLVVIEEIDNGVHPSRAEHLLTSIRAIAERRNLRVLLSTHNPALMDALPDAALGDVVFCYRDPQDGSSCLVKLGEIDDFPGLVSQGPLGQLVTTGVVDRFIKSPITPQERKQRAMDWLASLQSQPA from the coding sequence ATGAGTGCCATCCTGTCCGAATTTACCCTCGAAAACTTTAAGAGCTATCGCACCGGGCGGCTTCCCCTCGGCCCCCTCACCGTGCTCATTGGCGCAAACGCCTCCGGCAAAAGCAACGCCCTAGAAGGGCTGCGGTTTCTCTCCTGGCTAGCCCAGGGCCAAAAACTCACCAGCATTCAACACACCGTCAACGACGCCGATCGCATTGTGCGGGGGCGAGTCGAAGACCTCTGCCACCGGGGCGAATCCAGCTTTTCCGTCGGCTGCTCCCTGCAAGCCAGCGAATGGAATTATCTCTCCATGGCGCTTACCCTCCGAGATGGCGACCTACACATTAGTAGCGAGTCCATCACCAACACGACCAGTCAAGCCAAGCTCTACCAACTAGAACTTCCATCCCAAGGAGTAGGCACTGATGTCAGTGTGTCCTACTACAAATTTGCTCAAGGGCGAAGGCCCCACATTACTTGCAGCGATCAAATGGCGATCTTCGTACAGCTTGATAGCCCTGCCACCTTCAACGCTAAACACCAGCAGTCGCAACAGGTAATTCCAGCCACCGTGCGCGACTACCAGAGGGTGCTAGAGAACGTGCTGTTTCTTGACCCAGTCCCTGCCAGAATGCGGGAATACAGCTTCACCACCGAAAAACGGTTGCAGGGCGATGGTACTAACCTCTCCAGCGTGCTCTATCGGCTTTGGAACGAAGCAAAAGCTAACCAGCAAGCCATTTTAGATTTCATTCAAAGCCTGCCAGAGCAGGCCATCACCGGCATCGACTTTTTAACCGGGCCTCGGGGCGAAGTCATGGTGCAGTTGCAAGAATCCTTCGGGGCAACAGAGCGCTACTGTGAGGCGGCACTTCTCTCCGATGGAACGCTGCGGGTGCTAGCTATTGCGGCAGCCATGCTCTCAGCCACCGAAGGCAGTTTGGTGGTGATAGAAGAGATTGATAACGGTGTGCACCCCAGCCGGGCCGAGCATCTCTTGACCAGCATTCGGGCGATCGCTGAGCGGCGCAACCTGCGGGTGCTGCTCTCGACCCACAACCCAGCCCTCATGGATGCCCTCCCCGATGCCGCCCTTGGCGATGTCGTCTTTTGCTATCGCGACCCCCAGGACGGCAGTAGCTGTCTGGTCAAACTGGGCGAGATAGATGACTTCCCTGGGCTAGTATCCCAAGGGCCGCTGGGGCAGTTAGTCACCACTGGGGTGGTCGATCGGTTCATCAAGTCGCCCATCACTCCCCAAGAGCGCAAGCAACGGGCCATGGATTGGCTGGCTAGCCTCCAGAGCCAACCCGCATGA
- a CDS encoding NfeD family protein yields MVSNLDKGYLGNELYPFNRLSLAKVDVSIEPIGGGRVCYQGSVWPAQSTRNLTIEKDKFVLVTGTSGITLLVEPYS; encoded by the coding sequence ATGGTTAGTAATTTAGATAAAGGATATTTAGGTAATGAGTTATATCCTTTTAATCGGCTAAGTCTAGCAAAAGTCGATGTGTCTATAGAACCTATCGGTGGAGGTAGAGTTTGCTATCAAGGGTCTGTGTGGCCTGCTCAATCCACTCGTAACCTGACAATCGAGAAAGACAAATTTGTCCTAGTTACTGGGACTTCTGGAATCACATTATTGGTTGAGCCTTATAGCTAA